The DNA sequence TTGAAATTCCATTGGCTCACGCCGTTGTTTGATCCTTTGATGAATATTGCTATGCGTGAGATAACGTTCAAGCGCCAGCTTATAGAACAAGCTGCGATGCAGCCAACTCATCGCGTCCTTGACCTTGGATGCGGAACTGCCACCTTATCGATCCTTCTTAAGAAAGTTCATCCAGATATAGAGGTTGTTGGATTAGATGCGGATAGAAATGTTCTCAGCATTGCTAAGAGCAAAATTGCCAATGCTGGATTGAACGTCGATCTCGTGGAAGGAACAAGCGATGCTATCCCTTATCCAGTACATTACTTTGACCGTGTGCTTTCTAGTCTTTTCTTTCACCATCTGATTCGAGAAGAAAAAATTCGAGCATTGGCAGAGATATTTCGTGTTCTAAAACCTGGTGGAGAATTACATGTTGCTGACTGGGGAAAAGCATCAAATGCTCTTTTCCGAATCGCCTTCTTTCCTGTTCAAGTCCTTGATGGCTATCAAAATACGCAGGACAATGTGAAAGGTTTATTACCACAATTCTTTGTTCAAGCCGGGTTTACTGATGTTCAGGAAGTCAACAGTTATATGACAGTATTCGGAACACTTTCATTGTATAAAGCTATTAAATCATGATATGGCAAATTTAAGACAAATAACCAATAAACTAATAACATATGCAAGGAATAACACAATGAAAACATACTCCATATTCCTCATCACCGTTACTCTGTTCTTCATTGTTACGGTTGCAAATTCTCAATGCGGTATGATGGGCGGCGGAAGTTCACATAAACATGGACAAAGCCAATCTTCTTCGCACGAAGAACACAAAGCAACAGTTTCATCAAAAGGGTACACCTTCATCAATGATGATGGCATCCAAGAAGCAACCATCGTCATCAAAAATGGGTACCAACCAAGCACGCTTGTTGTGAAGAAAAACATTCCCTTGAAACTGAACTTCGATATGCAGGAAGAAACCTGCACAGACACGGTTGTGCTCAAGAACGTTCACATCAAGCAGGGACTTGAGCCGTACGAACTTACTTCTATAGAATTCACACCATCGGTGTCAGGTTCGTTTACGTTCAGTTGTCCAATGAATATGATCGAAGGATTGCTTGTAGTAAAAGAATAAAGTAACACAACTCATCACCATACTATCAACGTATTTTGCTCTTATAAAATCATGGAACTATCAAGAAAGACCGGCTTATGACAAAAGATTTCCTTGAATTTCTGTTTTGTCCTTCTTGTAACCAACAGTTTTCAATAAAAAAGGTTGTTGAGGTTAACTCGAAGGAAATATTGTACGGAATTATTCAATGTCATTGTTCAAACTATCCAATAGTTGATGGAATTCTTCTGTTCAAAAGGGATACACACACACAGACCATAATGAATAAAATTGAAGAGAAAAAACTTTGGAAAGCGCTGCAATATAGTTTCGACTACAAACCAGACTTGAATAAGTTACTTCTTGCAACAGCCGCAAAAACAAGTACCGGTTATAGATTCATTGGTTACTTATTATGCTTAGTTACTTTCTCGAAGTCGCGGATAAATTTCCCACTCTATAAGTTACTCGATATTGCTTCTAAATTGAGAATACAAGTATTTTGGACAACGTATCTAAAGCACCGTTTCAGTGCGACAAGTTACTGGACAACACTCCCATTGCTAAATATTATTAAACCTAACACGGGGATTGTCCTTGATATTGGTTGTGGGATGGGAATATTTTCGTATGTAATAAGTAAGCGCATCTCGGAAAATTCGATTATCTGTCAAAATCTGGAGTTCGCCGGATTGTATCTTGCAAAAAAATATTTCGTCCCTAATGCAAACTTCATCTGTTCAGATGCCGGTACTGAGTTTCCATTTTCAAATGAAATGCTTGACGTTGTTTTCAGTTGCGATGCAATTCAGTATGTCTCGAACAAAGAGATTTTATGTTCAGAAATTGCAAGAATGTTGAACAAGAACGGTATTGCAATTCTTGCCCATAATCATAATCCACTTTATCGGGATTATGCCTCTCAGAATTTTCGTGGTGATTTTTTCCATCCCAAGGAGATCGAAAACATATTAAAAAAATGTGATATGCGGGCAGAACTTATAGATGAGCATGTTATGTATGATAATTTATTTTCAGGTGTCTATATCACCAAAAATACAGAGGAACAATTATGATTTCTTCAAATAAATATTCTGAGTACACTATAATGGGTACAAAATTTTCACAGCCAGAGGAAATTCAAATGAAACATCAACTTCCATGTGACCTTCTTGCTTCTGGTACAAATGGGAAACTCATCGTTAACCCTGTTTATCGTTACCTCTCAAAATCAAAGGAAGGTATTCATTATTGGAGACGAAGAGAACACGATAAATGGGAATTAGAAAATCTCCTCATGATGAAAGCGATGCCCCTGGAAATTGTGCTGCCCTGGAATATTATCCGTGCTGTTCAAGAGAATCTTATTTCTCCAGAGATGGATGCTTACTTAAAGCAAGGAGTAATTATTGAAGTTCCTTTAAATTTTGTCTAATAATTTGGTGCAGCCTGGTTATACAAAAAGTAATAAAACATATTTTACAATTCATTAATTCAAATATTCAATCACTATCATTGGAGATTTCCATGAAACGCTCTATTTTAATTCTCTCAATTCTTATTACGCTTTTTCTTTCTGTAAGTGTTCTTGTTGCACAAGGATATGACAACCATCAGAAAGAAAAGCAATCACAATCAATGACAAAAGAAACATACACGTGTCCGATGCATCCTGAAGTGAAATCGGATAAACCGGGGAAATGTCCAAAGTGCGGGATGAACCTTGAGAAAGTTAAAGCATCGAAGCAAAACTCAGCCAAAGATAAAGTGGACAAGGCGACTTCACTCTTAAAAGAAGCAAAAGACGAATTGATGCAACAAGGAAAATACTCTTGCTGCATTGATGAACCATGCAACTCTTGTTTGATTGAACATGAAAGTTGCAGTTGCTATAAAAATCTTAAAGAAGGCAAAGCCGTCTGTAACGAATGCTATGGCGGTTGGCAGCGTGGCGATGGCGTAGATAAAAACATCAAACCCGCCGATGTGAAAACGTCGTACAAAAAGCATAAACATTGAAGTCTCATCAATTTAAGTTTCTTACAACAATTATGAGTTTACTATGAAATTCTACAAGCAAATATTTTTTTCTATTTCTCTGCAAGCCGTGGCACTCTTGCTTTTCGTTAATGGTGTGTCAGCGCAGGATGATTCCCATCGTCCTGAATTGCCCCACCCTATGAACGCAACGATGGGGATACTTGACCCTGTAGGTAGTTTCAACGCACGCGCCAATATGTTCCGTCAGCAAAATAGAGACGGCAATTCTGAAATTGATATCAGTGGTCATTTTAGTTATGGATTGTCGGATGTCGGCGGACTCCATCTCCGAAGCCTTGGAATTCGCACGACGCCACTCACGGAACTCATTGGCATGTTGAGTCTTTGGCAAGATGAATCAAAACTTCAAGGAATTTCGTTCATCGGCATTTTGGGCATTCCCACGGGTAAGAAAAATGGAGATGAACATCATGGGCTTTCTTACTTAGCGGGATTGTCAGGTCGTGTCACCGTGAGCGATTTCATCAACAATGATATTATCCTCCACTATGATTTAACAGCCAAACATTATATCGCTGAAAGCGGGACTGTGGTTCGGCTATCTCCCAACATCTTCGGTCTCCTTGATACAAAAATAACAATCGGGAATACTGTACAGCCCGAAGTTCTTTTCATGCCATCGGTAAAAGTCAGAATATTTTCCGGAGGATTCGTTGGCGTTGGGTACAATACTCCAATAACGACATACTCGACGTTTAACAACCAATTGTTCATACAATTCGAGGTTGGTAGTCATTGAAAAGAAATCAAAATATCCATTTGTGAACACTAATAAATAACTAACCATAAAAACTATCGGAAGATACAACCATGAAATATTTCCCAATCATCATTCTCATTGTTCTTTTTATGGGTAACACCTTTGCAGTCGCTCAATGCGGTATGCATAGCTCCGGAAGTCATCAACAGAAAAAGACTTCTTCACACGAGCAACATTCGAATCAACAACAGTCACTGTCTTCGAAAGGATTTGCGTTCATCAATGATGATGGAATTCAAGAAGCGACGATCGTCATTAAGGATGGTTATCAGCCAAGTACGCTTGTCGTCAAGAAAAACATTCCCTTGAGATTGAACTTTGACTTACAAGAAGAAAGT is a window from the Ignavibacteriota bacterium genome containing:
- a CDS encoding class I SAM-dependent methyltransferase codes for the protein MKQQSHYIPALKFHWLTPLFDPLMNIAMREITFKRQLIEQAAMQPTHRVLDLGCGTATLSILLKKVHPDIEVVGLDADRNVLSIAKSKIANAGLNVDLVEGTSDAIPYPVHYFDRVLSSLFFHHLIREEKIRALAEIFRVLKPGGELHVADWGKASNALFRIAFFPVQVLDGYQNTQDNVKGLLPQFFVQAGFTDVQEVNSYMTVFGTLSLYKAIKS
- a CDS encoding cupredoxin domain-containing protein; the encoded protein is MKTYSIFLITVTLFFIVTVANSQCGMMGGGSSHKHGQSQSSSHEEHKATVSSKGYTFINDDGIQEATIVIKNGYQPSTLVVKKNIPLKLNFDMQEETCTDTVVLKNVHIKQGLEPYELTSIEFTPSVSGSFTFSCPMNMIEGLLVVKE
- a CDS encoding methyltransferase domain-containing protein, whose amino-acid sequence is MNKIEEKKLWKALQYSFDYKPDLNKLLLATAAKTSTGYRFIGYLLCLVTFSKSRINFPLYKLLDIASKLRIQVFWTTYLKHRFSATSYWTTLPLLNIIKPNTGIVLDIGCGMGIFSYVISKRISENSIICQNLEFAGLYLAKKYFVPNANFICSDAGTEFPFSNEMLDVVFSCDAIQYVSNKEILCSEIARMLNKNGIAILAHNHNPLYRDYASQNFRGDFFHPKEIENILKKCDMRAELIDEHVMYDNLFSGVYITKNTEEQL
- a CDS encoding cupredoxin domain-containing protein, with the protein product MKYFPIIILIVLFMGNTFAVAQCGMHSSGSHQQKKTSSHEQHSNQQQSLSSKGFAFINDDGIQEATIVIKDGYQPSTLVVKKNIPLRLNFDLQEESCTGTVVFKDFHIKQVLEPYELTSVEFTPAASGSFTFACPMNMIEGVLVVKE